A single Immundisolibacter sp. DNA region contains:
- a CDS encoding phosphotransferase family protein — protein sequence MLSPADGALVERDRAIPGLALVLDADTLLATLRRALPGVDLQAARVTYLRYKSGMSCLATCELQLGDEQVDAYLHAYGPAAGDKLTSASQKSSTTGPLGPGQLVFPEHALVVAACQNDEQIPGLKYLVRAEKRLKLLRSVLPGRHDLHGTRLERLSYKPKRRYVGAVLTPQGPALVVRAYAASAPVPVPAQRRLYAQGSILAVAPCVALEPRRRIQIFEWLPGTVLRDMAGRSSEREAGFRRVGQALAELHDLTDPASLGPMPGVAQLASAAQAISTICPMLAARSADLAQRLAQGLESLSPAVLRPLHGDFHPAQALIHGERVGVLDFDRAGIGDPAYDLGAFIAHLERDYLTGRIDRAALEHLSAAFIAGYAAMGGGPSPASVRLHTAAALLRVAPEQFRYRDPDWAATMTALLERAAQLAAPVKVRATGPAPPGKPTQVDDPYGVDRDPAMPFLKHALDPETASRELSHALAKFSGGALVQIRAIRVIRHKPARRCLVEYDLDLIRSGRIVEALTLVGKVRARGSDTKMFACLQALWRNGFDDQTEDGVSIPEPVALVPALHLWLQRKVPGAVATSLLAGQDGVELARRITDAIHKLHRVGVQAPRTHTMADELGILRPRLAEVARVYPTLEPRLSGLMDACERVAADMGEARWANVHRDFYPDQVLVDGSRLYLVDLDLYAQGDPAIDVGNFIAHLIEQGLRLHGDAGALSGQIAAMLERFASVSGDLARVHVYVALTLARHVSISTQIPERRWTTLALLELAERHVQTLRPGGGPIASSNGTA from the coding sequence ATGTTGTCCCCGGCTGACGGCGCGCTGGTCGAGCGCGATCGGGCGATTCCCGGCCTGGCGCTGGTGCTGGACGCCGATACACTGCTGGCGACCCTGCGCCGGGCCCTGCCTGGGGTCGATCTGCAGGCCGCCCGGGTTACCTATCTACGTTACAAGTCGGGCATGAGCTGCCTTGCAACATGCGAATTGCAGCTTGGCGACGAGCAGGTCGATGCTTACCTGCATGCGTATGGGCCGGCTGCGGGTGACAAGTTAACAAGCGCCTCGCAAAAGTCGAGTACAACCGGTCCACTGGGCCCGGGCCAGTTGGTATTTCCAGAGCACGCACTGGTCGTGGCTGCGTGTCAAAACGATGAACAGATACCGGGGCTGAAGTACCTTGTCCGGGCCGAGAAGCGGCTGAAGCTCCTTCGGTCTGTGTTGCCGGGTCGTCACGATCTGCACGGTACGCGGTTGGAGCGGCTGTCCTACAAGCCGAAGCGACGCTATGTGGGCGCCGTGCTGACACCACAGGGGCCAGCCCTGGTCGTGCGTGCGTACGCCGCGTCTGCCCCGGTACCTGTCCCCGCCCAAAGGCGCTTATATGCGCAGGGATCGATACTCGCCGTGGCTCCGTGTGTGGCGCTCGAACCGCGTCGCCGAATCCAGATCTTTGAATGGTTGCCGGGCACCGTGTTACGCGATATGGCGGGTCGCTCCAGCGAGCGGGAGGCTGGCTTTCGACGTGTCGGACAGGCCCTGGCTGAGCTGCACGACCTCACGGATCCGGCGTCTTTGGGTCCTATGCCGGGCGTTGCACAGCTGGCTTCGGCAGCGCAGGCGATCTCCACCATCTGCCCGATGCTGGCAGCGCGGTCTGCTGATCTGGCCCAGCGACTGGCCCAGGGACTGGAGTCGCTGTCACCGGCGGTTTTACGCCCGCTGCACGGCGACTTCCACCCCGCACAAGCGCTGATCCACGGCGAACGGGTCGGCGTTCTGGATTTTGACCGTGCGGGTATCGGCGATCCGGCTTACGACCTGGGCGCCTTCATCGCCCATCTGGAGCGCGACTACCTGACCGGCCGCATCGACAGGGCCGCCCTGGAACACCTCAGCGCTGCGTTCATCGCCGGCTACGCTGCAATGGGCGGAGGCCCCAGCCCTGCCAGCGTGCGTTTGCATACGGCTGCTGCATTGCTGCGTGTAGCGCCTGAGCAGTTCCGCTACCGTGATCCGGATTGGGCCGCAACGATGACCGCGCTGCTTGAGCGGGCGGCCCAGCTGGCGGCGCCCGTGAAGGTGCGAGCGACAGGTCCGGCGCCGCCAGGCAAGCCCACGCAGGTTGATGACCCCTACGGCGTAGATCGCGATCCGGCCATGCCGTTTCTCAAACATGCGCTCGACCCTGAAACAGCCTCTCGTGAACTTAGTCACGCGCTTGCGAAATTCTCCGGTGGCGCTCTGGTCCAGATCCGGGCTATTCGGGTGATTCGCCATAAGCCGGCACGCCGGTGCCTGGTCGAGTATGACCTTGATCTCATACGGTCTGGGCGGATAGTTGAAGCGCTTACCCTGGTCGGCAAAGTCAGGGCGCGCGGCTCGGACACGAAAATGTTCGCCTGTCTCCAGGCGTTGTGGCGCAACGGATTCGATGACCAAACCGAGGATGGCGTATCCATTCCCGAGCCGGTGGCGCTGGTGCCGGCCTTGCACCTGTGGCTGCAACGCAAGGTGCCCGGGGCGGTAGCCACGTCCCTGCTTGCTGGCCAAGACGGGGTCGAGCTGGCGCGGCGTATCACCGACGCCATCCACAAACTGCATCGGGTCGGCGTGCAAGCCCCGCGTACGCACACGATGGCCGACGAACTGGGCATTCTGCGCCCGCGACTGGCGGAGGTCGCGCGTGTGTACCCGACTTTGGAGCCCCGCCTCAGCGGACTTATGGACGCCTGTGAGCGGGTCGCGGCGGACATGGGTGAAGCACGCTGGGCCAACGTGCATCGGGATTTCTACCCCGATCAGGTGCTGGTCGACGGCAGTCGCCTTTACCTTGTCGACCTCGATCTGTACGCGCAGGGTGATCCGGCCATCGATGTCGGGAACTTCATCGCCCACCTGATCGAGCAGGGTCTGAGGCTGCACGGTGACGCCGGTGCCTTGTCGGGCCAGATCGCGGCCATGCTGGAACGCTTCGCCAGCGTGTCCGGTGACCTCGCGCGAGTCCACGTCTATGTGGCGCTGACCCTGGCTCGTCACGTCTCGATCAGCACACAGATTCCGGAACGACGCTGGACCACGCTCGCCTTGCTGGAGCTGGCTGAGCGCCATGTTCAGACATTGCGGCCAGGCGGCGGACCGATCGCGTCCAGCAACGGGACTGCCTGA
- a CDS encoding ABC transporter ATP-binding protein has translation MAGSKTGLRQAIPSLRHIVMRFSPYVRKERGLVGWSMCALGAVVFLRMLEPWPLKLVLDRVIVAVPTGGQTGIALVDRMDPLSLLTWCAGGLVLIIGLRALAEYSQTVGFALVGNRVLTRVRSDLYNHLQRLSLSFYNTARAGDLLVRVTSDVNLLKEVTVTAALPLVASFMLLVGMLGLMLWMNWQLTLLVMLPLPFLGLRVARLNGRLRDAARLQRRREGAMAATAAESITSMKAVHALSLQESFSQRFGRQNDKGLLEGAQAAKLAAGLERTVDVFVTFATAIALWQGARLVMAGTLSPGDLVLFLTYLKSAVRPARDFAKYTTRLTRAAAAGDRVLELFDRLPEVRDQPGACPAAPFRGQLRFEDVHFDYEPGRPGLVGIDFEVAPGQFVALAGPSGAGKTTIANLLLRLYDPGRGCVRIDGQDIRGFTVDSVRAQISVVLQDPFLFAATVGENIALGRPDATPEQIQAAARLAHVDEFVQGLPDGYDTLVGERGVTFSRGQCQRISIARATLRDAPILLLDEPTTGLDNTSESAVVDALQQLRGGRTTIVITHELQLAAAADLILYVEGGRIVERGSHAELLELNGRYAQQYALETVDIKQGVAAPDVHVVPG, from the coding sequence ATGGCAGGTTCCAAAACAGGCCTGCGCCAGGCAATCCCGAGCCTGCGTCACATCGTGATGCGATTCAGCCCCTACGTGCGCAAGGAGCGTGGGCTGGTCGGCTGGTCGATGTGCGCCTTGGGCGCCGTGGTTTTCCTGCGCATGCTCGAGCCCTGGCCGCTGAAGCTGGTTCTGGATCGGGTGATCGTGGCGGTGCCGACCGGTGGCCAGACCGGCATCGCCCTGGTTGACCGCATGGATCCCTTATCGCTGTTGACCTGGTGCGCCGGGGGCCTGGTGCTGATCATCGGCCTGCGGGCGCTTGCGGAATATTCGCAGACGGTCGGTTTTGCCCTGGTTGGCAATCGGGTGCTGACCCGCGTGCGCAGTGATTTGTACAACCACCTGCAGCGCCTGTCGCTGTCCTTTTACAACACGGCCAGGGCCGGCGACCTGCTGGTCCGCGTTACCAGTGACGTCAATCTGCTCAAGGAGGTGACAGTCACGGCGGCCCTGCCGCTGGTAGCCAGTTTCATGCTGTTGGTGGGCATGCTTGGGTTGATGCTGTGGATGAACTGGCAGCTCACGCTGCTGGTGATGCTGCCGTTGCCGTTTCTCGGCTTGCGCGTCGCGCGTCTTAACGGGCGTCTGCGTGACGCGGCGCGCTTGCAGCGCAGACGCGAGGGCGCGATGGCGGCGACGGCGGCCGAGTCCATCACATCAATGAAAGCGGTGCACGCGCTGTCGCTGCAGGAATCGTTCTCGCAGCGATTCGGCCGCCAGAATGACAAGGGGTTGCTGGAAGGCGCACAGGCGGCCAAATTGGCCGCGGGTCTGGAGCGCACGGTTGATGTCTTTGTGACGTTCGCAACCGCCATTGCCCTGTGGCAAGGGGCGCGCCTGGTCATGGCTGGCACGCTCTCGCCTGGGGATTTGGTGTTGTTTCTCACCTACCTGAAGAGCGCTGTCAGGCCGGCCCGCGATTTTGCCAAATACACCACCCGACTGACTCGTGCGGCGGCGGCCGGGGATCGGGTGCTTGAGCTTTTCGACCGTCTGCCCGAGGTGCGGGACCAACCTGGTGCGTGTCCTGCGGCGCCGTTTCGCGGGCAGCTGCGTTTCGAGGACGTCCATTTCGATTACGAGCCAGGTCGGCCGGGTCTGGTGGGCATTGATTTCGAGGTGGCCCCGGGCCAATTCGTCGCGCTCGCCGGGCCGTCGGGCGCCGGCAAGACCACCATCGCGAACCTGCTGTTGCGGCTCTATGACCCGGGCCGCGGATGCGTACGGATCGACGGTCAGGATATTCGTGGCTTCACTGTCGATTCTGTACGGGCACAGATCAGTGTCGTCCTTCAGGATCCCTTTCTGTTTGCCGCCACGGTCGGCGAGAACATCGCACTTGGAAGGCCGGATGCCACGCCTGAGCAGATCCAGGCGGCCGCGCGCCTGGCGCACGTCGACGAATTCGTCCAAGGTCTCCCCGACGGCTATGACACTCTGGTGGGCGAGCGGGGTGTCACGTTCTCGCGCGGTCAGTGCCAGCGGATATCGATCGCCCGCGCGACATTGCGTGATGCGCCGATCCTGCTCCTGGACGAGCCGACCACGGGCCTGGACAACACCAGCGAAAGCGCAGTGGTCGACGCGCTGCAACAGTTGCGCGGTGGGCGCACCACGATCGTAATAACGCACGAGTTGCAGTTGGCGGCGGCCGCGGACCTTATTCTGTACGTGGAAGGCGGGCGGATCGTGGAGCGCGGCAGCCATGCCGAACTGCTGGAACTGAACGGCCGCTACGCACAGCAGTACGCGCTCGAAACGGTTGACATCAAGCAGGGCGTCGCGGCGCCGGACGTTCATGTTGTCCCCGGCTGA
- a CDS encoding amidohydrolase family protein, whose product MTQTIIDADGHVIEDFDGLYDFLEGPLKGARLAGSMVSPLPWLDGWHALTDPLRWQATDARRWGEFLDATGIQASVLFPTAGLGHGIIENPDWAVRIARAYNRWLHATHLEPDARLKAVALLPVQDIPAAVEELRTTVTELGFVAALLPSVSHLGVTYGDPRFDPIFAEAQRLDVPVVLHGGSNHGLDVLQMLKPFGGTMPLHHPLPLLIHLNAMLYGGTFERFPTLRAGFFEAGSSWIAYMSDRLQYMYGVFKGLAPQMLAANRSPQEVLAEGRIYVTCEPNERFLDAGLRAVGDNNVLYASDFPHELEYEEYARELAKLLGRTDIARPVLDNIVGKSAARFYGLGA is encoded by the coding sequence ATGACCCAGACAATCATCGACGCTGACGGCCATGTCATCGAGGACTTCGATGGCTTGTACGACTTCCTCGAGGGCCCCCTCAAGGGCGCGCGGCTCGCCGGCAGCATGGTCAGCCCGCTGCCCTGGCTGGATGGGTGGCATGCGCTCACCGATCCGCTGCGCTGGCAGGCCACCGACGCAAGACGCTGGGGCGAGTTCCTGGACGCCACGGGTATCCAGGCCTCGGTGCTGTTCCCGACCGCGGGGCTGGGCCACGGCATCATCGAGAACCCGGACTGGGCGGTCCGCATCGCGCGGGCCTATAACCGCTGGCTGCACGCCACGCACCTTGAGCCGGACGCCCGCCTGAAGGCTGTAGCGCTGTTGCCGGTGCAGGACATCCCCGCCGCGGTCGAGGAACTGCGCACGACGGTGACGGAACTCGGGTTCGTTGCCGCGCTGCTGCCGTCGGTCTCGCATCTGGGAGTGACCTACGGTGACCCGCGCTTTGACCCGATCTTTGCCGAGGCGCAGCGCCTTGACGTGCCGGTGGTACTGCACGGCGGCAGCAATCACGGCCTCGACGTGCTGCAGATGCTCAAGCCGTTCGGCGGCACCATGCCCCTGCATCATCCGCTGCCGCTGCTGATCCACTTGAACGCCATGCTTTACGGCGGCACGTTCGAGCGCTTCCCGACGTTGCGGGCGGGCTTCTTCGAGGCCGGCTCCAGCTGGATTGCCTACATGTCCGACCGCTTGCAATACATGTATGGCGTGTTCAAAGGGCTTGCTCCGCAGATGCTGGCCGCCAATCGCTCGCCGCAGGAGGTGCTGGCCGAGGGGCGCATTTACGTTACCTGCGAACCGAACGAACGCTTCCTGGACGCTGGCCTGCGCGCCGTGGGCGACAACAACGTGCTCTACGCCAGCGATTTTCCGCACGAGCTGGAGTATGAGGAATACGCACGCGAACTGGCCAAGCTGCTGGGCCGTACGGATATCGCCAGGCCGGTTCTGGACAATATTGTCGGCAAGTCGGCGGCGCGGTTTTATGGCCTCGGCGCATAG
- a CDS encoding alginate export family protein translates to MRVAATYTSRLIALALAVTVSVAGAQDLLGRKVKLTGQWDGVQFQGTRLQVWDTHKDSTRGRVRGKVEHLDVPNRTLRIGPISVEWDLKTRWEGLAPEQIASMPAVEVSGAVLSPAKLRAKSVRPASIGPGQFQLRGTVMAAGTARDAASGLTLLGVPVEVPSGAVKNLYGASLTRRPDERRPSDQFSTSVLGRPLTIGGELKTQSRYLKDLALNPQKLDDVARIDQELQIELSYPLNDRALVFLEGKVLYEAEVYAQDKSRKFERSLERGEMWLYLDQLFASNFSLQIGRQNFYEPRSWWWDQDLDAVRFHYNTLDWHAELSVARELGDVATELDRNDPQREDVLRVLAHTAWRWARNHRLDAFFLYHDDRSERQRVGELVTKGREDPSDATLVWAGGRLSGELDFAQHGEVDYWIEGAAVRGHERLLDFHRVSGRPDRRVVDSRAKRDVSGWAFESGVSWQAELPARPTLTLSYAFGSGDRNPGHGADRSFRQTGLQGDKARFGGVDRFRYYGELLNPELSNLHIPTAAVGFSFWDASSVEFLYHHYRQVHAADFLRNGRVRSSPDGRSTDIGQEFDIVLGLEDWEPFEIEAVVSAFRAGAAYGSLAGNMAYAFFLNVDYNF, encoded by the coding sequence ATGAGAGTGGCCGCGACGTATACGAGTCGGCTCATTGCATTGGCGCTTGCTGTCACTGTGTCGGTGGCGGGAGCACAGGATCTGCTGGGCCGCAAGGTGAAACTGACCGGGCAATGGGACGGCGTGCAATTTCAGGGAACCCGATTGCAAGTCTGGGATACCCACAAAGACTCAACGCGTGGCCGTGTCCGCGGCAAAGTCGAACATCTCGACGTGCCGAATCGAACCTTGCGGATCGGACCCATCAGCGTTGAGTGGGACCTGAAAACCCGGTGGGAAGGTTTGGCGCCAGAGCAAATTGCCTCCATGCCAGCGGTTGAAGTCTCCGGGGCTGTGCTGAGTCCCGCGAAGTTGCGGGCCAAGTCCGTCAGGCCGGCTTCCATCGGGCCGGGTCAGTTTCAGTTGCGGGGCACCGTCATGGCGGCCGGCACGGCGCGCGATGCGGCGTCGGGTCTGACCCTGTTGGGCGTTCCGGTTGAGGTGCCAAGCGGTGCGGTGAAGAACCTTTACGGTGCCTCCCTGACCCGCCGACCTGACGAAAGACGCCCGTCCGACCAGTTCTCGACATCCGTGTTGGGTCGCCCGCTCACGATCGGCGGCGAGCTGAAAACCCAATCCAGGTATCTGAAGGATTTGGCCCTGAATCCCCAAAAACTGGACGATGTTGCCCGCATTGACCAGGAGCTCCAGATCGAATTGTCCTATCCCCTGAACGATCGAGCCCTCGTGTTTCTGGAGGGTAAGGTGCTGTACGAGGCCGAGGTCTATGCGCAGGACAAGAGTCGGAAATTCGAACGCTCGCTCGAACGCGGCGAGATGTGGCTGTATCTGGACCAGTTATTTGCCAGTAATTTCAGCCTGCAGATAGGTCGACAGAATTTTTACGAGCCGCGCAGTTGGTGGTGGGATCAGGACCTTGATGCGGTGCGCTTTCATTACAACACCCTGGATTGGCACGCCGAGCTTTCAGTGGCTCGGGAACTGGGCGACGTTGCGACCGAACTGGACCGTAACGATCCGCAGCGGGAAGACGTTTTGCGAGTGCTCGCACACACGGCCTGGCGCTGGGCGCGAAATCATCGGCTCGATGCTTTTTTTCTGTATCACGATGACCGCTCCGAGCGGCAGCGTGTTGGTGAGCTGGTCACCAAGGGGCGCGAAGATCCCAGCGATGCCACCTTGGTATGGGCCGGTGGGCGTCTGTCGGGGGAACTCGACTTTGCGCAGCACGGTGAGGTCGATTACTGGATAGAAGGCGCCGCGGTAAGGGGCCATGAGCGATTGCTGGATTTCCATCGGGTCAGTGGCCGGCCAGACCGCCGCGTTGTGGACAGCCGAGCGAAACGCGATGTATCCGGATGGGCCTTTGAAAGCGGCGTCAGCTGGCAGGCGGAATTACCCGCCAGGCCAACGCTGACCCTGAGCTATGCATTTGGTTCCGGCGACCGGAATCCGGGGCATGGCGCAGACCGTTCTTTCCGCCAGACGGGTTTGCAGGGCGATAAGGCGCGTTTCGGCGGTGTCGACCGATTTCGCTATTACGGAGAGTTGTTAAACCCGGAATTGTCGAATCTGCATATTCCGACCGCCGCCGTGGGTTTCAGTTTCTGGGACGCCAGTTCAGTTGAATTTCTTTATCACCATTATCGGCAAGTGCATGCGGCGGATTTCCTGCGTAATGGGCGTGTCCGTTCGAGTCCAGACGGGCGCAGCACCGACATCGGTCAGGAGTTCGACATCGTGCTTGGACTGGAAGATTGGGAGCCGTTCGAGATCGAAGCGGTTGTCAGTGCATTTCGGGCGGGCGCCGCCTACGGTTCGCTGGCCGGCAACATGGCCTATGCCTTCTTTCTCAATGTTGATTACAACTTCTGA
- a CDS encoding glycosyltransferase, whose protein sequence is MSIRIGYVLKMFPRLSETFVLNELLELEAQGVEVEIFSLMPPTEPRFHAELSRLRAEITYLPRANLAEVWEATRGLYRADPIDERRFGAAFAHALAAADRDSLRTLLHGALIARMAEERCVDHLHAHFATSATRAALLAHLCSGISFSFTAHAKDIYHQSADGALLAEALQRAAFAVTVTDQNLRHLRTLGSGTDQLRRIYNGVRLDSLSEIRSVAAARPHRKVPRLISVGRLVEKKGFLYLIEACALLKAQGLPFQCQIIGRGEGEAVLRAAIDRLEVGDVVELLGSQPHDRVLEAVADSDLMILPCIVGQDGNRDALPTVLLEAMALRVAVVSTDLEGVTEIVDHEITGLLVPQKDGASLAVAMRRFIVDVALRDRCAEAGQRKAERLFNIQHNVGQLADLFALAAEQRRQGMNRALASLSVVAAAGKSD, encoded by the coding sequence ATGAGTATACGAATTGGCTATGTCCTGAAGATGTTTCCGCGGTTGTCGGAGACGTTCGTCCTGAACGAGCTGCTGGAGCTGGAAGCGCAGGGTGTAGAAGTCGAAATATTTTCCCTGATGCCGCCGACCGAGCCGCGCTTTCATGCGGAACTGTCACGTCTTCGGGCCGAAATCACCTATCTGCCGCGCGCCAACCTGGCCGAGGTTTGGGAGGCCACGCGGGGGCTGTACCGGGCGGATCCGATCGACGAGCGCAGATTTGGCGCTGCCTTCGCCCATGCCCTGGCTGCCGCGGATCGGGACAGCCTGCGCACCCTCCTGCATGGGGCGCTTATCGCCCGGATGGCCGAGGAACGATGCGTCGACCACCTCCACGCGCACTTTGCGACGTCGGCAACGCGTGCGGCACTGCTTGCGCATCTGTGCTCAGGCATCAGCTTCAGTTTCACCGCTCACGCCAAGGACATCTATCACCAGAGCGCTGACGGGGCGCTGCTGGCCGAAGCCCTGCAACGTGCCGCATTTGCCGTGACGGTGACTGATCAGAACCTGCGTCATCTGCGCACGCTCGGCTCGGGCACGGATCAGCTTCGGCGTATCTACAACGGCGTTCGCCTGGACAGTCTGAGTGAGATCCGCTCGGTTGCTGCCGCTCGCCCGCATCGCAAGGTCCCCCGGTTGATATCGGTTGGGCGTTTGGTCGAGAAGAAGGGATTTTTGTATCTGATAGAGGCCTGCGCCCTGCTCAAAGCCCAGGGCTTGCCTTTCCAGTGCCAAATCATCGGTCGGGGCGAAGGCGAGGCGGTTTTACGTGCGGCCATCGATCGCCTTGAGGTCGGGGACGTGGTCGAACTGCTCGGGAGCCAGCCGCATGACCGTGTTCTGGAAGCCGTGGCGGACAGCGACCTTATGATCCTGCCGTGCATCGTTGGCCAGGACGGCAACCGCGATGCATTACCGACGGTGCTGCTCGAAGCGATGGCGCTGCGGGTAGCAGTCGTCTCCACAGACCTTGAGGGCGTGACCGAAATCGTCGATCACGAGATTACGGGGCTTCTTGTGCCCCAGAAGGACGGTGCCAGCCTGGCGGTCGCCATGCGGCGTTTTATTGTCGATGTCGCATTGCGCGACCGCTGCGCCGAAGCCGGCCAGCGCAAAGCCGAGCGGCTGTTTAATATTCAGCACAACGTTGGCCAGTTGGCGGACCTTTTTGCCCTGGCGGCCGAGCAACGCCGCCAGGGCATGAATCGAGCTTTGGCCTCGCTTTCCGTGGTTGCGGCCGCGGGCAAGAGTGACTGA
- a CDS encoding glycosyltransferase family 4 protein — MRIAYVNTDAGVPPFGQKGCSVHVQEVIRGFLAKGHAVDLFTTVLGGQAPPGLEAVRVVQLPSVPKEDRALREQAALAANTQVRATLQREGPYSMVYERCALWSFAGMEYAQAAGVPGVLEVNAPLVDEQAAHRGLVDRPAAEQAALRTFSAARILAAVSEEVADYLERYPQARGRVRVVPNGVDVARFEPGLEPALPAPQGTFTVGFVGTLKPWHGLPVLADAFLELRKQVPNVRLLIVGDGPERSALEARLRAGGADPATILTGAVAPAQIPGLLASMNVAVAPYPQTSTFYFSPLKVYEYMAAGLPVVASRIGQLSGLIEDNVNGLLCSPGNAGELAQALARLNGEPALRLRLGQAARATVERDHTWSGVVTRLLDLAEPPDCGSPARPARQVREGRAQFD; from the coding sequence ATGCGAATTGCCTATGTGAATACTGACGCGGGCGTGCCGCCGTTTGGACAGAAAGGTTGCTCCGTTCATGTGCAGGAAGTGATCCGCGGCTTTCTCGCGAAAGGCCACGCGGTCGACCTGTTCACCACCGTGCTGGGTGGCCAGGCTCCGCCAGGACTGGAAGCTGTTCGCGTCGTTCAGCTGCCGTCAGTTCCCAAGGAGGACCGCGCGTTGCGGGAACAGGCGGCACTGGCGGCCAACACGCAGGTTCGAGCCACTCTCCAGCGTGAGGGTCCGTACTCGATGGTTTACGAGCGTTGCGCCCTGTGGAGCTTTGCCGGCATGGAGTACGCGCAAGCCGCCGGCGTGCCGGGCGTGCTCGAAGTGAACGCCCCGCTAGTCGACGAGCAGGCGGCTCACAGGGGACTGGTCGATCGACCTGCGGCCGAGCAGGCGGCGCTGCGGACCTTCAGCGCAGCGCGCATATTGGCGGCTGTTTCCGAGGAGGTCGCTGACTACCTGGAACGTTACCCCCAGGCACGCGGCCGTGTGCGGGTGGTGCCCAATGGCGTTGATGTCGCGCGTTTCGAGCCCGGTCTTGAGCCGGCATTGCCGGCGCCGCAGGGCACCTTCACGGTGGGTTTTGTCGGCACGCTCAAGCCATGGCATGGTCTGCCCGTGCTGGCAGACGCCTTTCTGGAATTGCGCAAACAGGTTCCGAACGTTCGCCTGCTGATCGTCGGGGATGGTCCGGAACGCTCAGCGCTCGAGGCACGGCTTCGGGCCGGCGGGGCGGACCCGGCCACCATTCTGACCGGCGCCGTGGCGCCCGCGCAGATCCCGGGACTGCTGGCATCCATGAACGTGGCGGTGGCACCTTATCCGCAGACATCGACGTTCTATTTCTCGCCGCTGAAGGTGTACGAATACATGGCCGCCGGCCTGCCGGTCGTGGCCAGCCGCATCGGTCAACTCAGCGGCCTGATCGAAGATAACGTGAACGGCTTGCTGTGCTCACCTGGCAATGCCGGGGAATTGGCGCAGGCGCTCGCGCGCCTGAACGGCGAGCCGGCGCTGCGCCTGCGCCTGGGTCAGGCCGCGCGCGCCACCGTGGAGCGAGACCACACCTGGTCCGGGGTTGTGACCCGTCTGCTTGACCTCGCCGAACCCCCGGACTGTGGCAGTCCGGCCCGGCCCGCGCGGCAGGTCCGGGAAGGTCGGGCCCAGTTCGATTGA